A segment of the Amycolatopsis thermophila genome:
CAAGGGCAGCAAGGGCTGAGTTCCGCTCCGACGGCGGGAAAGCGCGCCTGAACAGCGCGCTTTCCCGCCGTGGTGCGACCTCGAGGCGATCACATGCTCCGATTCACAGTCCGTCGGCTGCTGCAAGCGGTTCCGACGCTCCTCGTACTCTCCATCCTGGTCTTCGCCTGGCTCCGCCTGCTGCCCGGTGGCCCCGCCACCGCGCTGCTCGGCGACAAGGCGACGCCGGAGAAGATCGCGTCCCTGAACGCGGTGCTGGGCCTGGATCGACCGATCTTCGTCCAGTACTTCAAGTTCCTCGGCCGCGTCCTCACCGGTGACTTCGGTGCCTCCCTGATCAGCGGTGACGCCGTGCTGTCCGAGATCGGCCGCGCCTTGCCCGCGACCATCGAGCTGTCCATCGCCGCACTGGTGCTCGCGGTCGGCTTCGGGATCCCGATGGGATACCTCGCCGCCCACTACCGCGGCCGGTTCCTGGACAACGCCACCGTGCTCACCACGCTGGTCGGTGTGGCGGTGCCGGTGTTCTTCTTCGGTGTGCTGCTCAAGTACGTGTTCGCGCAGAAGCTCGGCCTCCTGCCCCCGTCCGGGCGCCAGGACGTGACCATCGACGCCACGCACATCACCGGGTTCTTCACGCTGGACGGCCTGCTCACCGGCGAGCTGGACGCCACGTGGGACGCGATCAAGCACCTGATCCTGCCCGCGATCGCGCTGGCCAGCATCCCGTTCGCGGTGATCGTGCGGATCACCCGCGCGTCCGTGCTGGACGTGCAGCAGGAGGACTTCGTGCGCACCGCCGAGTCCAAGGGCCTGACCACGGCGACGATCCGGCAGCGGCACGTGCTGCGCAACGCGCTCTTGCCGGTGTCGACGACGATCGGCCTGCAGACCGGCCTGCTGCTCGCCGGGGCCGTGCTCACCGAGAAGGTGTTCAACTGGAACGGCCTGGGTTCCCTGCTGGCGCAGGGCATCGAGCGCCGCGACTACCCGCGGCTGCAGGCGCTGCTGTTGCTGGCCGCCGCGGTGTACGTGCTGGTGAACCTGCTGGTCGACATCTCGTACGCGATCATCGATCCGAGGGTGCGAGTGCGATGACCTCCATCTTGCGGCGCAAGGCCGAACGCATCGACGACCTGGCGGAAACCGGCGGCACCAGCCTCGCCGCCGACGCGGTCAGGCGGATGCTGCGCAACCCGGTGGCGATCACCGGCGCGGTCATCACCGTGCTGTTCGTGCTGCTGGCGATCCTGGCCCCGTTCCTGGCGCCGAAGGACCCCTACATCCCCTACGACGAGCTGCGGCGGAACCTGCGGCCGGACTTCATCCCCGGCCCGATGGACGGGTTCGTGCTCGGCAGCGACCACCGCGGGTACGACTTCTTCTCCCGTCTGCTGGTCGGCGCCCAGCAGACGCTGATCGTCGGTGTGGTCGCCACCCTGATCGGGCTGACGGTCGGCATGCTGATCGGCGGGCTGGCCGGCGCGCTCGGCGGCTGGGTGGACACGCTGCTGATGCGGTTCACCGACATCCTGCTGGCGATCCCTTCGCTGCTGCTGGCGATCTCGGTCGCGGCGCTGTTCTCGCAAGGGACGCAGTGGACGGTCATCATCGCGGTCGCGGTGGTGAGCGTGCCGGTCTTCGCCCGGTTGCTGCGGGGCGCGATGTTGTCGCAGAGAGCGAGCGACCACGTGCTCGCCGCCACCGCACTGGGTGTCCGGCGCAGCACGATCGTGTTCCGGCACATGCTGCCGAACTCACTCGGTCCGGTGGTGGTGCAGGCCACCCTGACCCTGGCGACGTCGATCATCGACGTGGCGGCCCTGTCGTTCCTCGGTCTGGGCGACAACGACCCCAGCCGCGCCGAGTGGGGGCTGATGCTGGCACAGGCCCAGAACCTGCTGGACGTCAAACCGAGCCTGGCGTTCTACCCGGCCATCGCGATCATCGTGGTGGCGCTGGGGTTCACGCTGCTCGGCGAGTCGCTGCGCGAGGCGCTCGACCCGAAGAACAGGCGGTAGCGCGTTGAGTCTTCTGCAAGTACACGACCTGTCGGTCGTCTTCCACCGCAAGGGGACCCGGCCGTTCACGGCGGTCGACGGGGTCAGCTTCGACGTCGAGCCGGGCCGCACGGTCGGCCTGGTCGGCGAGTCCGGCAGCGGCAAGTCGGTCACGGCGCTCGCGATCATGGGCCTGCTGCCCAAGCGCGGCGCGAAGGTGACCGGCGAGGTGATGTTCGAGGACACCGACCTGCTGCGGCTGTCCGACCGGCAGCTGCGCGACCGGCGCGGCCGCGACCTCGGCATGGTGTTCCAGGACCCGCTGTCGTCGCTGAACCCGGTGATCCCGATCGGGCTGCAGATCACCGAGGTGCTGGAACGGCACCGGAAGATGGAACGCAAACAGGCCCGGGTCGAGGCCGCGGACCTGCTCGACCGCGTGGGCATCCCGGACCCGAACCGGCGGCTCTCGGAGTACCCGCACCAGCTCTCCGGCGGCATGCGGCAGCGCGCGCTCATCGCGATCGCGCTGGCCTGCCGTCCGCGGCTGCTGATCGCGGACGAGCCGACCACCGCGCTGGACGTGACGATCCAGGCGCAGATCCTGGCGCTGCTGTCCGAGCTGGTGCGCGACACCGGCACCGCGCTGATCATGATCACGCACGACCTCGGCGTGGTCGCGGGCCTGTGCGACGAGGTCAACGTCATGTACGGCGGGCGGATCGTGGAGCGAGCGGAGCGGCATGCGCTGTTCGCGTCGGCGCGGCACCCGTACACGCACGGGCTGCTCGCCTCGATCCCGCGGCTGGACGCGCCGCGTGGTGAGAAGCTGGTGCCGATCAAGGGCTCGGTGACCGACAACATCCCCTGGTCGCAGGGGTGCGCGTTCGCGCCGCGCTGTCCGAACGCGCTGGACATCTGCCGCGAGGTCACGCCGGAACTCGAACCCGGCACCGAGGGGATGCTGCGGTGCCACAACCCGGTGAGCCGTCCGGTCGCCGCGGGCGAGGGGGTGCGCTGATGTCGGAACCGCTGGTGAGCGTGGAAGGCCTGCAGGTGCACTTCCCGATCAAGCGCGGCGTCGTGCTGGACCGCACGGTCGGGCACGTCTACGCCGTGGACGGGGTCGACCTGGAGATCCAGCGCGGCGAGACCTACGGCCTGGTCGGCGAGTCCGGCTGCGGCAAGACCACGCTGGGGCGGAGCATCCTGCGGCTGGTCGAGCCGACCGGCGGCCGCGCCGTCTTCGACGGCACCGACCTGTCGACGCTCAAGGGCGAGTCGCTGCGGAAGATGCGGCGCCGGATGCAGATGGTGTTCCAGGACCCGCTGTCCAGCCTCGACCCGCGGCAGTCCGTCGAGTCGATCCTGATCGAGGGCATGCGGGCGCACGGGCTGGACAAGGGCAGGGACAGCACGCGCAAGCGTTTGCGTGAGTTGCTGGCCGCGGTCGGCCTGGCCGAGAGCTCGCTGCGGAAGTACCCGCACGAGTTCTCCGGCGGGCAGCGGCAGCGCATCGGCATCGCCCGCGCGCTGGCCGTCGAGCCGGACCTGATCGTGGCCGACGAGCCGGTGTCCGCGCTGGACGTGTCCGTGCAGGCGCAGGTGATCAACCTGCTCGAGGAGCTGCAGGACTCGCTCGGCCTGACCTACCTGGTGATCGCCCACGACCTCGCGGTCGTCCGGCACATCTCCGACCGCATCGGCGTGATGTACCTGGGCTCGCTGGTCGAGGAGACCGACGCGCAGACGCTGTACGACGAGCCGCTGCACCCGTACACGAAGGCGCTGCTGTCGGCGATCCCGGTGCCGGACCCGGTGGTCGAAGACAGCCGGGAGCAGATCCTGCTCGCCGGTGACCTGCCCTCGCCGGCCAACCCGCCGTCGGGTTGCCGGTTCCACACCCGCTGCCCCTGGCGGCAGGAGACGAAGTGCGACACGGAGCGGCCCGCGCTGCGCGAACTGGGCGCGGGACACCGGGTGGCGTGCCACTGGGCGGAGGACATCCAGGCCGGCCGGATCACGCCCCACGAGGTGAAACCGGAACTGGTCACCGCACAGGCGTCGGACTCGGTTTTCCCGCAGGCGGCTTCGGTGGCCGAAATGCTCGAGCCCTGAAACGGGTACCCTGACGGCAATTCCGCCGGGGTATCCGACAGGGGGCTCGACAGTGCACATCGACCAGTGGCTGGAGGCCATTCCGCCGCTACTCGTGTACCTCGCGGTGGGACTGGTGATCGGGTGCGAGAGCCTCGGCATCCCGCTACCGGGTGAGATCGTGCTGGTCAGCGCGGCTCTCCTGGCGTCGCACCACGACGGGCTGAACCCGTGGCTGATCGGCATCGTCGGCAGCGCCGGTGCCATCGCCGGGGACAGCATCGGCTACCTGATCGGGCGAAAGGGCGGGCAGCGCCTGTTCGACTGGGCGGGGCGGAAGTTCCCCAAGCACTTCGGTCCCGACCACGTCCGCACGGCTGAGCGGTTGTTCCGGAAACGGGGGATGTGGGCGGTTTTCTTCGGGCGTTTTGTCGCAATTCTGCGGATTCTGTGCGGCCCGCTCGCCGGGTCCCTGCGCATGCACTACCCGCGGTTCCTGACCGCCAACGCGCTCGGCGGCATCGTCTGGGCGGGCGGCACGACGGCGCTGGTGTACTCGCTCGGCGTGGTCGCGGAGAAGTGGCTGTCCCGCTTCTCCTACATCGCGTTGGGAGTCGCGATCGTGGTGGGCGTGGTCGTCAGCCTGGTCGTCAAGAAGCGGATGGGCCGCCGTCACGGGGAGACGAGCTCGGTGGAGAGCGCCTCCGCCGAGCGCTGACGCTTCGGCAGGGAGCCGAACAGCACCCCGGCGACCACGACCACCCCGGCCAGCACCTCGACCAGCGCCGGGGTCTCGTCGAGCACCAGGAACGCCGCCGTCATGCCGACCACCGGCACGAGCAGCGAGAACGGCGCGACCACGTTGGCCGGGTTGCGGCGCATCAGGACGGTCCAGATGCTCGACCCGAGTACCGTACCGATGAGCACGACGTAGCCGAACCCGGCCAGCCCCGCCAGGCCCTCGGACGTGCCCAGGGTGGACAGCGACCGCCACTGCGCGGACGGCCCCTCGAAGATCGTGGAGAGCACGAACATCGGGATCGGCGGGACGACCGACATCCACAGCGTGAAGTGGACCGGGTTCGGCCGGCTCTCGTGCTGGAGCGCCTTGCGCGAGAAGATGTTCCCCAGGGCCCAGCACAGCGCGCCGAGCAGGGTGAGGACGACCGGCAGCAGCACCGCGTTCTCCGCGCGGTGC
Coding sequences within it:
- a CDS encoding DedA family protein — encoded protein: MHIDQWLEAIPPLLVYLAVGLVIGCESLGIPLPGEIVLVSAALLASHHDGLNPWLIGIVGSAGAIAGDSIGYLIGRKGGQRLFDWAGRKFPKHFGPDHVRTAERLFRKRGMWAVFFGRFVAILRILCGPLAGSLRMHYPRFLTANALGGIVWAGGTTALVYSLGVVAEKWLSRFSYIALGVAIVVGVVVSLVVKKRMGRRHGETSSVESASAER
- a CDS encoding ABC transporter permease; translation: MLRFTVRRLLQAVPTLLVLSILVFAWLRLLPGGPATALLGDKATPEKIASLNAVLGLDRPIFVQYFKFLGRVLTGDFGASLISGDAVLSEIGRALPATIELSIAALVLAVGFGIPMGYLAAHYRGRFLDNATVLTTLVGVAVPVFFFGVLLKYVFAQKLGLLPPSGRQDVTIDATHITGFFTLDGLLTGELDATWDAIKHLILPAIALASIPFAVIVRITRASVLDVQQEDFVRTAESKGLTTATIRQRHVLRNALLPVSTTIGLQTGLLLAGAVLTEKVFNWNGLGSLLAQGIERRDYPRLQALLLLAAAVYVLVNLLVDISYAIIDPRVRVR
- a CDS encoding EamA family transporter, with the translated sequence MPIRDRLLALFVVVLWGLNFIAMHPMLDHFPPLFAGSLRFLVIAIPAILFIPRPKVPLRWLLGFGLGFGTGQFAFLFLALTHGMPTGLASLVLQSSAPFTVVLCGIFLREPLSPRQLAGILAAVAGMGVIAWHRAENAVLLPVVLTLLGALCWALGNIFSRKALQHESRPNPVHFTLWMSVVPPIPMFVLSTIFEGPSAQWRSLSTLGTSEGLAGLAGFGYVVLIGTVLGSSIWTVLMRRNPANVVAPFSLLVPVVGMTAAFLVLDETPALVEVLAGVVVVAGVLFGSLPKRQRSAEALSTELVSP
- a CDS encoding ABC transporter ATP-binding protein, with protein sequence MSLLQVHDLSVVFHRKGTRPFTAVDGVSFDVEPGRTVGLVGESGSGKSVTALAIMGLLPKRGAKVTGEVMFEDTDLLRLSDRQLRDRRGRDLGMVFQDPLSSLNPVIPIGLQITEVLERHRKMERKQARVEAADLLDRVGIPDPNRRLSEYPHQLSGGMRQRALIAIALACRPRLLIADEPTTALDVTIQAQILALLSELVRDTGTALIMITHDLGVVAGLCDEVNVMYGGRIVERAERHALFASARHPYTHGLLASIPRLDAPRGEKLVPIKGSVTDNIPWSQGCAFAPRCPNALDICREVTPELEPGTEGMLRCHNPVSRPVAAGEGVR
- a CDS encoding ABC transporter ATP-binding protein, which encodes MSEPLVSVEGLQVHFPIKRGVVLDRTVGHVYAVDGVDLEIQRGETYGLVGESGCGKTTLGRSILRLVEPTGGRAVFDGTDLSTLKGESLRKMRRRMQMVFQDPLSSLDPRQSVESILIEGMRAHGLDKGRDSTRKRLRELLAAVGLAESSLRKYPHEFSGGQRQRIGIARALAVEPDLIVADEPVSALDVSVQAQVINLLEELQDSLGLTYLVIAHDLAVVRHISDRIGVMYLGSLVEETDAQTLYDEPLHPYTKALLSAIPVPDPVVEDSREQILLAGDLPSPANPPSGCRFHTRCPWRQETKCDTERPALRELGAGHRVACHWAEDIQAGRITPHEVKPELVTAQASDSVFPQAASVAEMLEP
- a CDS encoding ABC transporter permease; this encodes MTSILRRKAERIDDLAETGGTSLAADAVRRMLRNPVAITGAVITVLFVLLAILAPFLAPKDPYIPYDELRRNLRPDFIPGPMDGFVLGSDHRGYDFFSRLLVGAQQTLIVGVVATLIGLTVGMLIGGLAGALGGWVDTLLMRFTDILLAIPSLLLAISVAALFSQGTQWTVIIAVAVVSVPVFARLLRGAMLSQRASDHVLAATALGVRRSTIVFRHMLPNSLGPVVVQATLTLATSIIDVAALSFLGLGDNDPSRAEWGLMLAQAQNLLDVKPSLAFYPAIAIIVVALGFTLLGESLREALDPKNRR